Below is a window of Shinella sp. PSBB067 DNA.
GAGGTCAAGACCTCCGTCCGAAAGCAAAGCACGATAGTCGGTATAGGCGTTCGCCGACAGGCGAAGCGCCGTCGATCGGGCGACGTCTTCCCGCAAGTCGCATACGGACGCGACACGAACATGCTGCAGCGCGCGATATGCGCTGAGATGCGCGTCCGCCACGCCCCCCAGGCCAATGATCCCGATGCGAAAATTCTGTCCCATGGCGGTCATCCCTTGCGTAGTCCGAGCATCGCACGCGCTTCGTCTGGCGCTGCGACCTCGAGGCCCAGGCACTCGATGATCGTCCGGGCTCGCGCAACCAGCTCGCCATTGGTTGCGAAGACCCCACGCGAGAGATAAAGGTTGTCTTCAAGCCCTACACGCACATTGCCGCCGAGCAGCGCCGCCTGCGCCACCATCGGCATCTGCATGCGCGCTATTCCGAACGCCGCCCACAGCGCCTTCGGCGGGAGCAGGCCGCGCATATAGATCAGCGTCTCCGCCGTCGACGGCAGGCCCCACTTCGTTCCCGTCACGATCTGGTACATGGGAGGCTCATCGAACAAGCCTTCAGCAAGCATCTGGTTTGCCAGGAGGATATCGCCAGGTGCGAAAACCTCGATCTCGGGCTTCACGCCGAGCTGCTGGAATGCCTTCGCCATTTTCCGCAACGTGGACTGGCTGTTGAGGTAGATGTACTCCTTGTCCCCGTCCATCTGGTTTTGCGTGCTCACGTCGATCGAGCACATCTCGGGGCGAATCATCGCGATATGGCGCACCCGCTCTTCGGCGGAAGCCACGTCGGAACCCGGCCCTGCCCGGCTTTCATCTTGCGGATCCGGGCAGTAAAGGCCGCCGCCGCCGCATGTGACGTTCATGACGGCTTTGACACCGTTGTCACGCACGCGCGTGGCCATGTCCAGGAAGAGGTCCGGATCCCTGCTGCCCTCTCCCGTGACG
It encodes the following:
- a CDS encoding 3-keto-5-aminohexanoate cleavage protein — encoded protein: MSRKVILTCAVVGENKFNPAHARFPITPQQIADAALEAEQAGASAVHLHVRNPVTGEGSRDPDLFLDMATRVRDNGVKAVMNVTCGGGGLYCPDPQDESRAGPGSDVASAEERVRHIAMIRPEMCSIDVSTQNQMDGDKEYIYLNSQSTLRKMAKAFQQLGVKPEIEVFAPGDILLANQMLAEGLFDEPPMYQIVTGTKWGLPSTAETLIYMRGLLPPKALWAAFGIARMQMPMVAQAALLGGNVRVGLEDNLYLSRGVFATNGELVARARTIIECLGLEVAAPDEARAMLGLRKG